In the genome of Acidovorax sp. 69, the window GCTTTTTGTCGGGGTAGCGGGCAATGATCTTGTCTGCAACCTGCTTTGGCAACTGGTACTTCAAGCTGCGCACCATGTGCGTGTCATAGAACTCGGCCATGCCGTCGAACAGGGGGCGCGTCAGCTCGGCAGGCTGTTGGGTCGGTGTATCGCCGCGTGTGAGCTGGACGTAATAGTGATAGACCGCATCTTCGGGAGCTAACTCCTGCAGGGTTGCCGCGTTTTTATGGGCATCCGCAGGTTTGCCGGCGGCAATCGAGGCTTGCACATGTCCGACCAGTGATTGAGAGTCCGTTGGATTTTCATCCACCAAGGCACTCCACAGTGTCAGGGACGCATCGTGCTGGCCTTGTTCGCTCAGATCTCGTGCCAACAGGCGCCGTAGTGCGACATCGCCAGGCACTAGCTCTAGTCCGCGACGCAGGTGACGGATCGCCATTTCCGTGTGGCCTGCACGGTGGGCAATGTCGATCACGCCAGCCAGCACCAGCAGGTTTTCGGGCTCCAGCGTTGCCACTTTCTCGGCAGTCTCTACGGCTTCCTGAAATTGGTTCTGGCGAGCCAAAAGCAATGCTAGCTCCAGCAGGCCTGGGCCCCAGTCTGGTGCCAAAGAAACGGATTTACGCAGAGCGTCAAATGCGCCCTTCACATTGCCCGTCTTTTCTGCCAGCAAGCCGCCCAACATGAAGACGCGCGGGTCCTGTGGCCATTGGGCGTTGGCTTTGTTGAGCGTCAGCGCGGCA includes:
- a CDS encoding methyltransferase domain-containing protein, whose amino-acid sequence is MSAIATDPNLKHLTKAREQIDKGDLKNAALTLNKANAQWPQDPRVFMLGGLLAEKTGNVKGAFDALRKSVSLAPDWGPGLLELALLLARQNQFQEAVETAEKVATLEPENLLVLAGVIDIAHRAGHTEMAIRHLRRGLELVPGDVALRRLLARDLSEQGQHDASLTLWSALVDENPTDSQSLVGHVQASIAAGKPADAHKNAATLQELAPEDAVYHYYVQLTRGDTPTQQPAELTRPLFDGMAEFYDTHMVRSLKYQLPKQVADKIIARYPDKKLNVLDLGCGTGLLGVCLGRLDGALIGVDLSMKMIEQAARHNVYDRFHTVNLHDALRETPDGLYQVITALDVFIYAGDLTQAIPNAFRVLAPGGTLIFSCETASETGSDLALLPTGRYAHKRSHVEALCKAAGFDTVNVEEAVLRHENHQPVNGFVVMGHKPA